Proteins encoded in a region of the Clostridium butyricum genome:
- a CDS encoding potassium channel family protein — MKSVLIIGIGRFGRHLARKFVELGNEVMIVDIEEEKMSEIVSIVTTAQIGDCTNVDVLKSLGVRNFDICFVCIGDNFQASLEITSLLKELGAKHVVSKANREIHAKFLLRNGADDVVYPEKDIAEKAAIRYSADHVFDYIELTPEYSIAEIPPVSGWIGKTIAEISVRGKYQMSILAIKENGEILPLPKADHVFREEEHLIVAAKKNDLVKLIKKI, encoded by the coding sequence ATGAAATCAGTATTAATTATTGGAATCGGACGTTTTGGGAGACATTTAGCTAGAAAATTTGTTGAACTTGGAAATGAAGTTATGATAGTTGATATAGAAGAAGAAAAGATGAGTGAAATTGTATCTATTGTCACAACAGCTCAAATAGGAGACTGTACCAATGTAGATGTATTAAAATCACTTGGAGTAAGAAATTTTGATATATGTTTTGTCTGTATAGGAGATAATTTTCAGGCATCACTAGAAATTACATCATTACTTAAGGAATTGGGAGCAAAACATGTTGTATCTAAAGCGAATAGAGAAATACATGCAAAATTCCTTTTAAGAAATGGAGCAGATGATGTTGTATATCCAGAAAAAGATATAGCTGAAAAAGCAGCAATAAGATATAGTGCTGATCACGTTTTTGATTATATAGAGCTTACACCTGAATATTCTATAGCTGAAATTCCACCAGTAAGTGGATGGATTGGAAAAACAATAGCTGAAATATCAGTAAGGGGTAAGTATCAGATGAGTATATTAGCAATAAAGGAAAATGGAGAAATTCTACCTCTACCTAAAGCTGACCATGTATTTAGAGAAGAAGAGCACCTAATTGTAGCTGCTAAAAAAAATGACTTAGTTAAGCTAATTAAAAAGATATAA
- a CDS encoding TrkH family potassium uptake protein has translation MHKLKKPNFTYSQISAISFMSIILIGALLLTLPISSRSGEATPFIDALFTSASATCVTGLVVYDTYTHFSLFGQIVILSLIQIGGLGFMIIATLFSLMLKRKIGLKERGMLQESVSTIHIGGIVRLTKHILFGTVIFEAIGAIILALRFYPDMGLKQGLYNGVFHSISAFCNAGFDLMGRFEPSSSLTLYSGDIVVNLVIMSLIVVGGVGFLVWEDIFTNKLKFCKYRLHTKIVLVVTATLIIVPAIIFYSIERTNSFAGMGTTESWLASFFQSITPRTAGFNTVNIAELSEGSILLTIILMVIGGSPGSTAGGVKTTSFAVIILSLIASIRHTEDINVFNRRLERDVIKKAYDVITIYFMCCALAVLLICALQPFGLKEVFFEVVSALSTVGMSTGITPDLNSLSKFIITLLMFFGRVGSLSVALVFSEKKEYIPIRKPVEKISIG, from the coding sequence ATGCATAAATTGAAAAAACCTAATTTTACTTATAGTCAAATAAGTGCAATTAGTTTTATGAGTATTATTTTAATTGGGGCATTATTGTTAACTTTACCAATATCATCAAGGTCAGGAGAAGCAACTCCATTTATAGATGCATTATTTACATCAGCATCTGCTACATGTGTAACAGGTCTTGTAGTTTATGATACGTATACTCATTTTTCTTTATTTGGACAGATAGTAATATTAAGTCTTATCCAAATTGGTGGTCTAGGATTTATGATTATAGCAACCTTATTTTCTTTAATGCTAAAAAGAAAGATAGGTTTAAAGGAAAGAGGAATGCTTCAAGAATCTGTTAGTACTATTCACATTGGAGGAATAGTTAGGCTTACAAAACATATATTATTTGGAACTGTAATATTTGAAGCAATAGGAGCAATAATTTTAGCTTTAAGATTTTATCCAGATATGGGATTAAAACAAGGACTTTATAATGGAGTCTTTCACTCAATCTCAGCATTCTGCAATGCTGGCTTTGATTTAATGGGAAGATTTGAACCAAGTTCATCACTTACTTTATATAGCGGAGACATAGTTGTAAATTTAGTAATAATGAGTTTAATTGTAGTAGGTGGGGTTGGATTTTTAGTCTGGGAAGATATTTTCACTAATAAGTTAAAGTTTTGCAAATATAGATTACATACAAAAATAGTACTAGTAGTTACAGCTACATTAATTATAGTACCAGCTATTATTTTTTATAGTATTGAAAGAACAAATTCTTTTGCAGGCATGGGAACTACTGAATCATGGCTAGCATCATTTTTTCAATCTATAACACCTAGAACAGCTGGATTTAATACAGTTAATATAGCAGAGTTATCAGAAGGATCAATACTTCTTACAATTATACTTATGGTTATTGGAGGAAGTCCTGGTTCTACAGCAGGAGGAGTTAAAACAACAAGTTTTGCAGTAATAATACTATCATTAATAGCTTCAATAAGACATACAGAAGATATTAATGTTTTTAACAGAAGATTAGAACGTGATGTAATTAAAAAAGCATATGATGTTATTACTATTTATTTTATGTGTTGTGCATTAGCTGTATTGTTAATATGTGCACTTCAGCCTTTTGGACTTAAGGAAGTATTTTTTGAGGTTGTATCTGCATTAAGTACAGTTGGAATGTCAACAGGAATAACACCAGACTTAAATTCATTATCAAAATTTATAATTACGTTGTTAATGTTCTTTGGACGAGTAGGAAGTTTATCAGTAGCATTGGTTTTCTCTGAAAAGAAAGAATATATACCTATAAGAAAACCTGTTGAAAAAATATCTATAGGTTAA
- a CDS encoding IS4 family transposase, whose product MVDYIKLFDKIIEFINWDTLKHTAFKLNTDNKVSKFFTKDHLKSMIYHHISQKDSLRDLSFGISMSSKLKETVASVSLSTLSYHNNKRNYEVFLPVLYELINKVLSTGSVNESLKRFGSIKLIDSTTISMSLNLYQWALFRSTKAGVKIHTRFDLNKGIPDAFVVTNAVEHDKTAMDSLIDSRHCIYVFDKGYLDYEKFDQYTKDEKYFVTRLKHNAVVTEVEDLKISYSYERLLDVGTKIICDKIVKLGSKYTYQTKQEYRLIKIVDKTGKELNL is encoded by the coding sequence GTGGTTGATTATATCAAATTATTCGATAAAATTATAGAATTTATTAATTGGGATACTTTGAAACATACAGCATTTAAGTTAAATACTGATAATAAAGTTTCAAAATTTTTCACTAAAGATCATCTAAAATCAATGATTTATCACCATATCTCTCAAAAAGATAGTTTAAGAGATTTAAGCTTTGGTATATCTATGTCTAGCAAATTAAAAGAAACCGTAGCAAGCGTTAGCTTGAGTACTTTATCATACCATAATAATAAAAGAAATTATGAAGTGTTTTTACCAGTTTTATATGAACTCATTAATAAAGTTTTAAGTACAGGTTCAGTAAATGAGTCCTTAAAGCGCTTTGGTTCAATTAAACTAATAGATTCTACTACCATAAGTATGAGCTTAAATCTTTACCAATGGGCACTGTTTAGGTCTACCAAAGCGGGAGTAAAAATCCATACAAGATTTGATTTGAATAAAGGTATTCCCGATGCATTTGTTGTTACAAATGCTGTCGAACATGATAAAACTGCTATGGATTCCTTAATTGATAGTAGACATTGTATCTATGTATTTGATAAGGGTTATTTAGATTATGAAAAATTTGATCAATACACTAAAGACGAAAAATATTTTGTAACTAGATTAAAGCATAATGCAGTAGTTACCGAAGTCGAAGACTTAAAAATAAGTTATAGTTATGAACGCCTTTTAGATGTAGGAACTAAAATAATCTGTGACAAAATAGTAAAGCTTGGATCTAAATATACTTATCAAACAAAACAAGAATACCGACTTATAAAAATTGTAGATAAAACAGGTAAAGAGCTTAATTTATAA